The Canis aureus isolate CA01 chromosome 22, VMU_Caureus_v.1.0, whole genome shotgun sequence genome has a window encoding:
- the LOC144294031 gene encoding uncharacterized protein LOC144294031 isoform X2, with the protein MGIESEGEHVDIQRAASILTPEAIPDLSDYRMDHLSGECDFSVALHKIQEHHELLTLSPRGIGLKTNNQHFAQLVRAAFYHLLASVGHTGLPFMSTLRTQPNIGENKIFPRDSKPLEEEMVKRRKRGDILLPDEMVNSYLSLLKLVSGQFRSTSHHAFSSW; encoded by the exons ATGGGCATAGAAAGTGAAGGAGAGCATGTGGATATTCAGCGAGCAGCAAGTATCCTTACTCCAGAGGCAATCCCAGATCTTTCTGACTATAGAATGG ACCATCTCTCTGGGGAATGTGACTTCTCAGTGGCTCTGCACAAAATTCAGGAGCACCATGAACTCTTAACTCTGTCCCCTAGGGGTATAGGATTGAAAACCAACAATCAGCATTTTGCCCAACTGGTCAGAGCAGCCTTCTACCACCTGTTAGCATCTGTTGGACACACGGGACTCCCTTTCATGTCAACGTTGAGAACACAACCAAACATTGGTGAGAATAAAATCTTTCCCAG AGATTCCAAGCCACTTGAGGAAGAGATggtgaagagaaggaaaagag GGGACATCTTATTGCCTGATGAGATGGTGAACTCCTACTTATCGCTTCTTAAGTTGGTGTCAGGACAATTCAG ATCTACTTCCCACCATGCCTTCTCTTCCTGGTGA
- the LOC144294031 gene encoding uncharacterized protein LOC144294031 isoform X1, producing the protein MGIESEGEHVDIQRAASILTPEAIPDLSDYRMDHLSGECDFSVALHKIQEHHELLTLSPRGIGLKTNNQHFAQLVRAAFYHLLASVGHTGLPFMSTLRTQPNIGENKIFPRDSKPLEEEMVKRRKRAWLDLMVPDGCLSFQAVRRRKGDILLPDEMVNSYLSLLKLVSGQFRSTSHHAFSSW; encoded by the exons ATGGGCATAGAAAGTGAAGGAGAGCATGTGGATATTCAGCGAGCAGCAAGTATCCTTACTCCAGAGGCAATCCCAGATCTTTCTGACTATAGAATGG ACCATCTCTCTGGGGAATGTGACTTCTCAGTGGCTCTGCACAAAATTCAGGAGCACCATGAACTCTTAACTCTGTCCCCTAGGGGTATAGGATTGAAAACCAACAATCAGCATTTTGCCCAACTGGTCAGAGCAGCCTTCTACCACCTGTTAGCATCTGTTGGACACACGGGACTCCCTTTCATGTCAACGTTGAGAACACAACCAAACATTGGTGAGAATAAAATCTTTCCCAG AGATTCCAAGCCACTTGAGGAAGAGATggtgaagagaaggaaaagag CGTGGCTCGACCTGATGGTCCCAGATGGCTGTTTGAGCTTCCAGgctgtgaggaggaggaagg GGGACATCTTATTGCCTGATGAGATGGTGAACTCCTACTTATCGCTTCTTAAGTTGGTGTCAGGACAATTCAG ATCTACTTCCCACCATGCCTTCTCTTCCTGGTGA